From a single Syngnathus scovelli strain Florida chromosome 2, RoL_Ssco_1.2, whole genome shotgun sequence genomic region:
- the gpr173 gene encoding probable G-protein coupled receptor 173 codes for MANQSFAMDGPGSLLAGLASQSGSARGGSSSSSSHGGSGGGGAISASDVSAYFKLVFLGLIICISLAGNLLVSLLVLRDRTLHKAPYFFLLDLCLADAVRSAACFPFVLVSVHNGSAWTYSALSCKVVAFMAVLFCFHAAFMLFCVAVTRYLAIAHHRFYAKRMTIWTCAAIICMVWTLAVAMAFPPVFDVGTYKFIRDEDQCIFEHRYLKTNDTLGFMLMLAVVVLATHGFYAKLLLFEYRHRKMKPVQLVPAISQNWTFHGPGATGQAAANWIAGFGRGPMPPTLLGIRQNLHNQHRRLLGMDEVRSERRLGRMFYTITLLFLVLWAPYIVTCFWRVFVKSCSIPHKYLSVTVWMSFAQAGVNPIFCLLLNEDLRKVLRAHLPTYWRTKQHLPQDEAYCIM; via the coding sequence ATGGCCAACCAGAGCTTCGCCATGGACGGACCCGGCAGCTTGCTGGCCGGGCTGGCCTCGCAGAGCGGCTCGGCCCGaggaggcagcagcagcagcagcagccacggcggcagcggcgggggAGGAGCAATCTCGGCCTCAGACGTATCTGCGTACTTCAAACTTGTTTTCTTAGGCTTGATCATCTGCATTAGCCTGGCGGGCAACCTTTTGGTCTCTCTGCTGGTCCTCCGAGACCGGACACTTCACAAGGCGCCGTATTTCTTCCTGCTGGATCTGTGCCTGGCCGACGCAGTGCGCTCGGCCGCCTGCTTCCCTTTCGTCCTGGTGTCGGTCCACAACGGCTCGGCGTGGACTTACAGCGCCTTGAGCTGCAAAGTAGTGGCGTTCATGGCCGTGCTCTTTTGTTTCCACGCTGCCTTTATGCTCTTCTGCGTGGCCGTCACCCGCTACCTTGCCATCGCCCACCACAGGTTCTACGCCAAGCGCATGACGATCTGGACCTGCGCCGCTATCATTTGCATGGTGTGGACTCTGGCGGTGGCCATGGCCTTCCCGCCCGTCTTCGACGTGGGGACGTACAAGTTCATCCGGGACGAGGACCAGTGCATTTTTGAACACCGCTACCTGAAGACCAACGACACCCTGGGCTTCATGCTCATGCTGGCCGTGGTGGTTCTGGCCACGCACGGCTTCTACGCCAAACTGCTGCTCTTCGAGTACAGGCACCGCAAGATGAAACCGGTCCAGCTGGTGCCGGCCATCAGCCAGAACTGGACTTTCCACGGTCCCGGTGCCACCGGCCAGGCGGCGGCGAACTGGATCGCCGGGTTCGGCCGGGGCCCCATGCCGCCCACTCTGCTGGGTATCAGGCAGAACCTACACAATCAACACCGGCGCCTGCTGGGGATGGACGAGGTGAGGTCCGAGAGGAGGCTGGGCCGCATGTTCTACACCATCACCCTGCTCTTCTTGGTCCTGTGGGCTCCCTATATCGTGACGTGCTTCTGGAGGGTGTTCGTCAAGTCGTGCAGCATCCCTCACAAGTACCTCTCCGTCACCGTGTGGATGAGCTTCGCCCAGGCCGGAGTCAACCCCATCTTCTGTCTCCTGCTCAACGAAGATCTGAGAAAAGTGCTGCGAGCCCACCTGCCCACCTATTGGAGGACTAAACAACACCTGCCCCAGGATGAGGCCTACTGCATCATGTGA
- the wdr13 gene encoding WD repeat-containing protein 13: MAAVWQQVLAVDARYNAYRTPTFPQFRTQYIRRRSQLLRENAKCGFEPGLRRQYLRLRSQLLALRYGPLSEQSSFRASSVRSSRTTLDRMEDFEEDPRTQGARGHRRSISRGSYQLQAQMNRAVYDERPPGSLVPTSVAEASRAMAGDTTLSENYAFAGMHHIFDQHVDSAVPRLQFANDDKHLLACCSLDGTLSIMTLSPPPPTVKVILKGHGGPVTDFAWSLSNDVIVSTSLDGTLRIWNTEDGRCIREVRDPESSELLCCTFQPMNNNLTVVGNSKHHLQVVNISTGKKVKGGSSKLTGRVLSLSFDSPGRILWAGDDRGSIFSFLFDMATGKLTKAKRLVVSEGSSICSISARSWISREARDPSLLVNACVNKLLLYRVMDNEGGLQLKRSFPIQHGSELVHSIFCPLMSFRQGACVVTGSEDACVYFFDVERNTKAIVNKLQGHGGPVLDVSFNCDESLLASADSTGMVIIWRREQK; encoded by the exons GTACAATGCTTACCGCACGCCCACCTTCCCACAGTTCCGAACTCAGTACATCCGCCGCCGCAGCCAGCTACTCCGAGAGAACGCCAAGTGCGGCTTTGAGCCGGGGCTGCGCAGGCAGTATCTGAGGCTGCGTAGTCAGTTGCTGGCTCTACGCTACGGGCCGCTGTCCGAGCAGAGTAGCTTCAGAGCTAGCAGTGTGCGCAGTTCCCGCACCACACTGGACCGCATGGAG GACTTTGAGGAGGACCCCCGCACCCAAGGGGCTCGTGGCCACCGGCGGTCCATCAGTAGAGGCTCTTACCAGCTGCAGGCCCAGATGAACAGAGCTGTCTACGACGAAAG GCCTCCGGGCAGTTTGGTACCAACCTCGGTGGCAGAAGCGAGTCGAGCCATGGCTGGGGACACGACTTTGAGTGAAAATTACGCCTTTGCTGGAATGCACCACATATTTGACCAACATGTGGATTCTGCAG TACCACGATTGCAGTTTGCCAACGACGACAAGCACCTCCTGGCTTGCTGCTCGCTGGACGGCACCCTGTCCATCATGACCCTGTCCCCGCCTCCGCCCACCGTTAAGGTGATTCTGAAAGGCCACGGAGGCCCCGTCACAGACTTTGCTTGGTCCCTCAGCAACGATGTCATTGTGTCGACGTCGCTCGACGGGACCCTGCGGATCTGGAACACCGAGGATGGCCGGTGCATCCGAGAAGTCCGAGACCCGGAATCCAGCGAGCTACTCTGCTGCACTTTCCAGCCGATGAATAACAACCTCACTGTT GTGGGCAACAGTAAGCATCATCTGCAGGTGGTAAACATCTCCACGGGCAAGAAGGTGAAGGGTGGCTCCAGCAAGCTCACTGGCCGCGTGCTGTCACTGTCCTTTGACTCTCCAGGGAGGATTCTCTGGGCAGGCGACGACAGAGGCAGCATCTTTTCCTTCCTCTTCGACATGGCCACAG GGAAGCTGACCAAAGCGAAGCGTCTGGTGGTGAGCGAAGGCAGCTCCATCTGCAGCATTTCTGCTCGCTCGTGGATCAGCCGAGAGGCACGAGACCCCTCCTTGCTGGTCAATGCCTgcgtcaataagctgctgctctACAG GGTTATGGACAACGAAGGTGGGCTGCAGCTGAAGAGAAGCTTTCCCATCCAGCATGGCTCAGAGCTCGTTCACAGCATCTTCTGCCCTCTAATGTCTTTCAGACAAGGCGCCTGTGTCG TGACGGGAAGTGAGGATGCCTGCGTGTACTTCTTTGACGTGGAACGTAACACCAAGGCCATCGTCAACAAGTTGCAAGGTCACGGCGGCCCCGTGCTCGACGTTAGCTTCAACTGCGATGAGAGTCTGCTGGCCTCCGCTGACTCCACGGGCATGGTGATCATCTGGCGGCGGGAGCAAAAGTAA